The segment GCCGAGGCGTATTTCAGTCGTGACGTGCGCAGATGACAGGGCAGATCTGAACAATGCAGGCGTGGCTGGAGGCCAGTGATGCCGGAGCACTCGGTCGCCTATCATCACCCCGACGCAAACTTCCACGCAGATTTTCCCGACATGACGCGGGCACCCTCGGGCGATCTGGTCATGGTGCTGCGTAAGTGTGGCCCATGGGCGCACCGCGCCACGTTCGGATTTGATCGCCCGCTGACCTTCTTCGAGACCGATGCTGAGCTTCTGGTGTTGCGGTCCACCGACGGCGGCGCTTCTTTCGCTCCAGTCACCAGCCTGTTCCGCGGCCTCGCTTACGACCCGATGATCTGCACCCTCAAGGACGGGCGCCTGATGGCGGGGGCGGTCGTTGGTGAGGCAGGGACCAGACAACACCGGGCAAGCATGCGCGGTGTCCTGCACCGTCATCTGCCCCAACTCGACACGGTAATTACCCTTCACGGGATAGGCTTGTGGTTCTCCGAGGATGACGGCGTCACCTGGGAGCCGGGCCGCGAACCGATATGCGTTCCTGGCTGGGAGAACGCCTACAACCTGCGCAAGGCATTCCAGCTTGCTGACGGCACGCTCATCCTGCCAGTGACCATCGGCTATCCATGGCGGACCCGTTACGTTGGCCTGCTGAGATCCTGGGACCTGGGCTCTACGTGGGGTGATCCATCGTACGTGGCCGAAGACCCGGCCGGCCGTGCCCATTACGCGGCGGGGGTGGGGTACTGGGAGCCGGCGATGGCAGTGACCCCACGCGGCGAGATGGTCTGCGTGTGCGTTGAGGACAACCGCACTAGCGCCCCCGCGCGCCTTGGTGCGCCCCGATCTTTCGAGGCCACGGAAGACCTTCCCCGGTTGATGGTTACCCACAGCGTTGACTCGGGCTTCACGTGGAGTGGGCCGCAGGACACCAGCCTGCGCGGGGACTTCCCGAGCATGGCGCTCCTCGGAGACGGCCGCCTGCTGCTCACGTACACAAGACGGAGGCCCGGAGACGCGGCGGTGGTCTGCAGGCTCAGCGAAGACGGTGGCGTCACGTGGTCGGATGAGCGCGTGATCGCGCACTCACCTGACGGGGCCTTCTACTACCCCAACAGTGTGCTTCTCAGCGACGGCCGGATTGCCACCTGTGTGATGGCAGGCGCCCCGAATCTGGTGCGCAGCGTTGAGCTTGTGCGATGGTCTCCGGCCGATACCTGATGCGAGAAGGAGCGCCCACCATGATCTGCACGCACGAACTGGCCGCAGTCGCGCTTACTGCCACCGTGGCGCTATGTGCAACCGCAAGGGCCGGCACGCCGGGCCCCCGTGTCTCGGTGGTGGTCCCGGAAGGCTGCGGCGACCTGGAGCGTTTCGCCGCCGAAGAGCTCTGTGGCTACCTGGACAAGCTGTTCGGCATCGCCGAATGTCCTGTCGCCGACGCCCCTGCGGGTGCCGATGCAGTCCTGATCGTCGGTTCGCGAGACACACTGCCGGAGGGCCTTGTCGCGCAGGTGCCCGCGGGCCTGAGCGAGCAGGGGATCGTCCTGCGGCGCACCGAGTACAACGGCGTGCCCGCGTTGCTGATCTCCGGCGGCAGCCCACGGGCAACGCTCTGGGCCGTGTATGAGCTGGCCCACAGGTGGGGTGTGCGCAG is part of the Armatimonadota bacterium genome and harbors:
- a CDS encoding exo-alpha-sialidase translates to MPEHSVAYHHPDANFHADFPDMTRAPSGDLVMVLRKCGPWAHRATFGFDRPLTFFETDAELLVLRSTDGGASFAPVTSLFRGLAYDPMICTLKDGRLMAGAVVGEAGTRQHRASMRGVLHRHLPQLDTVITLHGIGLWFSEDDGVTWEPGREPICVPGWENAYNLRKAFQLADGTLILPVTIGYPWRTRYVGLLRSWDLGSTWGDPSYVAEDPAGRAHYAAGVGYWEPAMAVTPRGEMVCVCVEDNRTSAPARLGAPRSFEATEDLPRLMVTHSVDSGFTWSGPQDTSLRGDFPSMALLGDGRLLLTYTRRRPGDAAVVCRLSEDGGVTWSDERVIAHSPDGAFYYPNSVLLSDGRIATCVMAGAPNLVRSVELVRWSPADT